One segment of Candidatus Atribacteria bacterium ADurb.Bin276 DNA contains the following:
- a CDS encoding Competence protein A: MLGIDLGSYALKYFQTKKKREGIFETIRSGELVLPNEVFYEGEIKGKNTLVENIKIFWDKSRLPRDAVVSFYHPRMVVQNITLPQMSDQELENALKWEASSIMTGEENIQIGWQIIEKTNDKLDILYAASPAIVVSEYLDVFRKAGIRIEAIEPQIMSFLKGFLTLRSDLTKDSWFILIDVGFSKSTVVFFEHGKLVYSRHFGWGIRRIWDYLRDKFKLLPAEIQEILNRSTQDSNLPYQLEEALNDTSDSLLSELRRSLTFFQSEYEKIVLDNCFLVGGGSTIIPLKTMLSVNLNVTFQDIKPIDMGHKKVVSSELYLSAMGASLWN; encoded by the coding sequence ATGCTCGGTATTGACTTAGGCTCTTATGCATTGAAATATTTTCAAACCAAGAAAAAAAGAGAAGGCATATTCGAAACTATTCGCAGTGGTGAATTGGTTCTGCCGAATGAAGTATTTTATGAAGGAGAAATAAAAGGGAAAAACACTTTGGTTGAGAATATAAAAATATTTTGGGACAAAAGTCGTCTTCCTCGCGATGCTGTGGTATCTTTTTATCACCCACGCATGGTGGTTCAAAATATAACTCTTCCTCAAATGTCAGATCAAGAATTAGAAAATGCCTTGAAGTGGGAAGCCAGTTCGATTATGACCGGTGAAGAAAATATCCAAATCGGATGGCAGATTATTGAGAAAACCAATGATAAATTAGATATATTATATGCAGCCTCACCAGCCATTGTAGTTTCTGAGTACCTGGATGTTTTTCGTAAAGCCGGAATTCGGATTGAAGCCATTGAACCTCAAATTATGAGCTTTTTAAAAGGATTTTTGACTTTACGATCCGATTTAACCAAAGATTCATGGTTTATCCTGATTGATGTGGGTTTTAGTAAGAGTACGGTGGTTTTTTTTGAACATGGGAAGCTGGTTTATTCTCGTCATTTTGGATGGGGAATACGAAGGATTTGGGATTATCTAAGAGATAAATTTAAGTTATTACCAGCCGAGATTCAGGAAATTTTAAACCGGAGCACTCAAGATAGTAATCTTCCTTATCAATTGGAAGAAGCTCTTAATGATACTTCTGACTCACTGCTTTCCGAATTGAGACGTTCTCTAACCTTTTTTCAAAGTGAGTATGAAAAAATAGTTTTGGATAATTGTTTCCTGGTGGGAGGAGGTTCTACTATTATTCCATTAAAAACCATGCTGTCTGTTAATTTAAACGTTACTTTTCAGGATATCAAGCCAATCGATATGGGACATAAGAAAGTGGTTTCCAGTGAACTTTATCTTTCAGCAATGGGAGCTTCATTGTGGAATTAA
- a CDS encoding Fimbrial assembly protein (PilN), translating to MELKSSYQVKVNLLPKKYVVKKTPNWIRILFFTLTVGITLYFLFAYTINDNRIQILTTQIESMTAEIKYLQEQETKLQEIQKQIDVIQKRIDIVRALIASEPDWLKIVNSIGNSMPDDVFLNSADFTGTQITFTGTSHSIFSIAQFIDSLSQYQDLFVNAEFQSLSLKDSLYDFNLVLELKKHES from the coding sequence GTGGAATTAAAATCTTCCTATCAGGTCAAGGTCAACCTTCTTCCTAAAAAATATGTTGTAAAAAAGACACCCAATTGGATAAGGATACTTTTTTTTACTTTAACTGTGGGAATAACCCTTTATTTTCTTTTTGCTTATACCATAAATGATAACCGAATACAAATATTAACCACCCAGATAGAATCCATGACCGCAGAAATAAAGTATCTTCAAGAACAAGAAACGAAATTACAAGAAATCCAAAAACAGATTGATGTTATTCAGAAAAGAATTGATATTGTCAGAGCTTTGATTGCAAGCGAACCAGACTGGCTGAAGATAGTTAATTCGATTGGGAATAGCATGCCTGACGATGTTTTTCTTAATTCTGCCGATTTTACCGGAACTCAAATAACTTTCACCGGAACCTCACATAGTATATTCAGTATTGCTCAATTTATTGATAGTTTAAGTCAATATCAAGATTTATTTGTAAACGCTGAATTCCAATCCCTTTCGTTGAAAGACAGTTTGTATGATTTTAATTTAGTGTTGGAGCTGAAAAAACATGAATCTTGA
- a CDS encoding Pilus assembly protein, PilO: protein MNLEKYWPLIFIAWCGVIILFFYLVMISQYQIIDTLGDQKKTLQNQITILRKKVSNLEQLQYQLESLKSTAIILEDRLPEEKEIPNLLITVEDAAFLSETEIQSLVPQTLVSNDGYTEAPFSTALKSSYYSVLYFMNYLRRPPRLIQVKNFNFKKDKAEGTFLVQMNLSTYLVAKEGIDQ from the coding sequence ATGAATCTTGAAAAATACTGGCCGCTAATCTTTATTGCCTGGTGTGGAGTGATTATTTTATTTTTTTATTTGGTAATGATATCACAATACCAAATTATCGATACGCTTGGTGACCAGAAAAAAACCCTTCAAAATCAAATAACTATTTTACGAAAAAAGGTTAGTAACTTAGAGCAACTTCAATATCAATTGGAAAGCTTAAAATCTACTGCTATCATCCTTGAAGATCGACTTCCTGAGGAAAAAGAAATACCAAATCTCTTGATAACCGTTGAAGATGCGGCTTTCCTTTCAGAGACTGAAATCCAATCCTTAGTACCGCAAACCTTAGTTTCTAATGATGGATATACCGAAGCTCCATTTAGTACAGCCTTAAAGAGCTCTTATTATAGCGTTCTTTATTTTATGAATTATCTGCGTCGACCTCCGAGGCTTATCCAAGTGAAAAATTTTAATTTTAAGAAAGACAAAGCCGAAGGGACTTTCTTAGTTCAGATGAATCTTTCCACTTATT